One region of Syntrophobacter fumaroxidans MPOB genomic DNA includes:
- a CDS encoding O-antigen ligase family protein: MPPLFASFLYVLLIFYLFRVDLKNESNGVSKAIWIPIAWMFLGGSRFVSQWLLLGAPVEHLDPMDIRTEGVPLDAAVFLALIVAGLIALLRRRIDWNGLITQNAWIWLFFAFCGMSMFWSDDPFVCFKRWIKSFGNVVMVLVILTEQRPYQALGVVLRRLAYVILPLSVLFIKYYPDLGRAYHMGQAMYTGVTFQKNSLGQACLFSGMYFFWELLFNRRKELEGGSGLPFHVYVIVLSMVAWLLRMADSATCILCLFLAVCFFSLGLLTSIRQKPGRIVAISVSCVAVYGLMSLVFDPMHAIISLLGREPNLTGRAPLWQQLLAMVQNPLVGVGYEMFWSGERMARIWATGAEILQAHNGYIDLYLNVGFVGVSLLVLSIISGLFKAIKYLHYEYSYAILRLSFIFISILYNWTEATFKPVSNMFILLLFGILEVSREHYCDESELVPIERFDNRITETV; this comes from the coding sequence ATGCCTCCATTATTTGCCAGCTTTCTCTACGTTCTTCTGATCTTCTATCTTTTTCGGGTGGATCTGAAGAATGAGAGCAATGGTGTTTCCAAGGCCATCTGGATTCCGATAGCCTGGATGTTCCTCGGCGGGTCGCGCTTCGTCTCCCAGTGGCTGCTGCTCGGCGCGCCGGTGGAACACCTGGACCCGATGGACATACGCACTGAGGGCGTCCCTCTGGACGCCGCGGTGTTTCTGGCCCTCATAGTTGCCGGTCTCATTGCGCTGCTGCGGCGCAGAATCGACTGGAACGGACTGATTACTCAGAACGCATGGATATGGCTCTTCTTCGCCTTCTGCGGGATGAGCATGTTCTGGTCGGACGATCCGTTCGTATGCTTCAAGAGATGGATCAAATCATTCGGCAACGTCGTCATGGTCCTCGTGATTTTGACCGAGCAGCGGCCGTACCAGGCGCTTGGAGTCGTTCTGAGGCGCCTTGCCTATGTGATTCTCCCCCTTTCCGTCCTCTTCATCAAGTACTACCCGGACTTGGGGAGGGCGTATCACATGGGGCAGGCAATGTACACGGGAGTGACTTTTCAGAAAAATTCACTCGGGCAAGCCTGCCTGTTTTCGGGCATGTACTTCTTCTGGGAATTGCTTTTCAACCGCCGAAAAGAGCTCGAAGGCGGATCGGGGCTGCCCTTTCACGTCTACGTGATCGTGTTGTCCATGGTGGCCTGGCTCTTGCGCATGGCAGACAGCGCCACCTGCATTTTGTGTCTGTTCCTTGCCGTCTGTTTCTTCTCCTTGGGTCTTTTGACCTCGATAAGGCAAAAACCGGGCAGGATCGTAGCCATCTCGGTTTCGTGCGTTGCCGTCTATGGCCTGATGTCGCTCGTATTCGATCCCATGCATGCAATCATCAGCCTGCTGGGCCGTGAACCGAATCTGACCGGCCGCGCTCCATTGTGGCAGCAGCTTCTCGCAATGGTGCAGAATCCCCTGGTGGGCGTCGGCTACGAAATGTTCTGGAGTGGAGAGCGAATGGCCCGTATCTGGGCCACGGGTGCCGAGATCCTCCAGGCACACAACGGATATATCGATTTGTACCTGAACGTCGGCTTCGTCGGCGTGTCCCTGCTGGTACTGAGTATTATTTCCGGGTTGTTCAAGGCAATCAAATATCTACATTATGAGTATTCTTATGCGATCTTGAGACTTTCATTCATATTTATATCCATACTGTACAATTGGACTGAGGCAACTTTCAAGCCGGTGAGCAACATGTTTATTTTACTCCTTTTCGGTATCTTGGAGGTTTCCCGGGAACATTACTGCGATGAGTCGGAGCTTGTCCCAATAGAGCGTTTTGATAATAGAATTACAGAGACAGTATAA
- a CDS encoding glycosyl hydrolase family 28-related protein has protein sequence MKNHRSGFNWKGTTYVTMCIALLAITVSPVAAEMIPPGRVVPWEGNVGVPGGIPSRTTNCTTAACNALYGGTVTAASINNAISSAPVDSVVRLPVGTYDITGGIRMKNRVVLRGAGMNATTLNLNFSGDGITTPQSAYSSSGTLSSGHTKGSNSVVVSSVSGLSVNDSIILYENNDPDIVWSRTGGTNVIRQIVRITAISGNTVTFTPRLVFTYKASLNPGFRKVASMSSHIGLEDMTLNGQKGVLGNIVWYDSCYASWIKNVKTKYTNNAHIFLTRTLFNEIRECYITETTSQNDGFGVYANQLYDFSGANTGLLVENNIFAALWTSVILNNATGCVVAYNYAYNTHTNSASIQTPSYVTQHGPHGLMSLWEGNVGQGIQNDGYHGSGSHQTFFRNHFHGLNPSFTANRKMVDLCRFSYYHNVVGNVLGDPSWTARSYEMTGTPSVTATIYRLGYPHMGNNGFVDGQPPQGTGDSDGSGGLDPKVRATLFRHMNYDYYNSATKYCTEAGEPGCQGGDGSRTLPDSLYLSAKPSWWGSRAWPPIGPDLSPKAGRIPAQDRFEGVAGLKPPTGVKVVPQ, from the coding sequence ATGAAGAACCACAGATCCGGCTTCAATTGGAAAGGCACCACATATGTGACAATGTGTATTGCGCTCCTGGCGATCACGGTTTCGCCTGTTGCGGCAGAGATGATTCCTCCCGGGAGGGTGGTCCCGTGGGAAGGGAATGTGGGGGTTCCCGGAGGCATTCCGTCCAGGACGACGAACTGCACGACTGCGGCTTGTAATGCGCTGTACGGGGGAACGGTTACAGCAGCCTCAATCAACAATGCCATCAGCTCGGCGCCGGTCGACTCGGTGGTCAGGCTGCCGGTCGGAACCTACGACATCACCGGCGGCATCAGGATGAAGAACCGGGTGGTGCTCCGCGGTGCGGGGATGAATGCAACCACGTTGAATCTGAATTTCAGCGGCGATGGAATCACGACGCCGCAGTCCGCCTATTCCTCCTCGGGAACGCTCTCCAGCGGTCACACCAAAGGGAGCAACTCGGTCGTGGTATCGAGCGTATCCGGACTGTCCGTCAATGATTCGATCATATTGTACGAAAACAATGATCCCGATATTGTATGGTCGAGAACCGGGGGCACAAATGTAATACGTCAAATTGTGCGGATAACCGCAATAAGTGGAAATACAGTTACATTCACTCCCCGCTTGGTTTTCACTTACAAGGCTTCTCTGAATCCAGGATTCAGGAAAGTTGCTAGCATGTCTTCGCATATCGGACTTGAAGATATGACTTTAAACGGTCAAAAAGGTGTTTTGGGTAATATAGTATGGTATGATAGTTGTTATGCATCATGGATTAAGAATGTAAAAACAAAATATACCAACAATGCACATATATTTTTAACCCGAACTTTATTTAATGAAATAAGAGAATGTTATATTACCGAAACGACGTCCCAGAACGATGGATTTGGTGTATATGCTAATCAGCTCTATGATTTCTCGGGAGCCAATACCGGACTTCTGGTCGAGAACAACATTTTTGCGGCACTGTGGACTTCCGTTATACTCAACAACGCCACGGGTTGTGTGGTTGCCTACAATTATGCTTATAACACGCATACGAATTCGGCGAGCATACAAACGCCGTCATACGTCACCCAGCACGGCCCTCATGGGCTCATGAGCCTTTGGGAGGGCAATGTCGGCCAGGGAATACAAAATGACGGCTATCACGGCTCGGGTTCTCATCAAACATTCTTCAGGAATCATTTTCACGGCCTGAATCCCTCTTTCACGGCCAATCGCAAGATGGTGGATCTGTGTCGTTTTTCTTACTACCACAATGTCGTCGGCAATGTTCTGGGCGATCCTTCATGGACTGCCAGATCCTATGAGATGACCGGTACCCCCTCGGTTACCGCAACGATCTACAGGCTCGGCTATCCTCATATGGGAAACAACGGTTTCGTGGACGGCCAACCTCCTCAGGGCACGGGTGATTCGGACGGTTCCGGCGGGCTTGACCCAAAAGTGAGGGCAACTCTGTTCAGACACATGAACTATGACTATTACAACTCCGCCACCAAGTATTGCACGGAAGCCGGCGAACCCGGCTGCCAGGGAGGGGATGGGAGCCGGACCCTTCCCGATTCATTGTATTTGTCGGCCAAACCGTCCTGGTGGGGAAGTCGTGCCTGGCCGCCGATCGGACCGGACCTCAGTCCCAAGGCCGGAAGAATACCGGCGCAGGATCGGTTTGAAGGAGTCGCGGGATTGAAACCTCCCACCGGTGTGAAAGTCGTTCCACAGTAG
- a CDS encoding asparagine synthase-related protein: MPIWNEKKDICLFFSGEEYSDGAVIEALKARGHDFHPERAEYLVHMYEEDGMGFLEKLNGSFRGLLVDRREQKAVLFNDRYGLGRLYCHEDDDGFYFSSEAKALLKVFPKLRQLDFSSLGELFSCGCVLDNRTLFPGVSLIPGGSSWTFFPHRPVVKESYFNRERWEGLPRLPDSEYAARLKDTFSRIVPRYFRGKERIGMSLTGGIDTRMIMAWSPAHPFKVPCYTFGGMYRDCADVKIAREVASVCQQHHETIGLNKRFFSEFPALAKKSVFYSDGTMDVSGAVELFVNRMAREIAPVRLTGNYGDQILRGVIGFKPGMLQGDIFSADFAPRVRSGIQAYAEMARNPPVSFFAFKQLPWYHYGRLSVELTQVTMRSPFLDNDLVALAYQAPAEHAGNNADSLRLIADGDPALSGIATDRGVVLRPVPIANKVRRLCREFMIKAEYAYDYGMPQWLARADRFLAPLHLEKVFLGRHKFYHFRVWYRGELAQYVRDVLLDPRTRARPYLRGRQLEEVVGNHLEGRRNYTQEIHWLLTSELIQRHLIEKI, translated from the coding sequence TTGCCGATTTGGAACGAAAAGAAGGACATCTGTCTGTTCTTTTCGGGGGAGGAGTATTCTGACGGGGCCGTGATCGAGGCTCTGAAGGCGCGCGGGCATGATTTCCATCCGGAGCGCGCGGAGTATCTCGTGCACATGTATGAAGAAGACGGGATGGGGTTTCTCGAGAAGCTGAACGGATCTTTCAGGGGGCTCCTTGTCGATCGTCGCGAGCAGAAGGCCGTTTTGTTCAACGATCGCTACGGGCTGGGCCGTCTCTATTGTCACGAAGATGATGACGGATTCTATTTTTCTTCCGAAGCCAAAGCATTGCTCAAGGTTTTCCCGAAGCTGCGTCAACTGGACTTTTCGAGCCTGGGCGAATTGTTTTCCTGTGGTTGCGTCCTGGACAACAGGACGCTCTTCCCGGGAGTGTCGCTGATTCCGGGAGGTTCATCGTGGACGTTTTTCCCGCATCGACCGGTGGTGAAGGAAAGCTATTTCAATCGCGAGCGCTGGGAGGGTCTTCCCCGACTGCCCGACTCCGAATACGCTGCGAGGCTGAAAGATACCTTTTCGCGGATTGTTCCGAGGTATTTTCGCGGGAAGGAACGGATCGGCATGTCCCTGACCGGCGGGATCGATACCCGCATGATCATGGCGTGGTCACCCGCGCATCCCTTCAAGGTCCCCTGTTATACTTTCGGCGGGATGTACCGCGATTGCGCGGACGTGAAAATCGCGCGGGAAGTGGCGAGTGTCTGCCAGCAGCACCACGAAACCATCGGGCTGAACAAGAGGTTCTTTTCCGAATTCCCGGCCCTGGCGAAGAAAAGTGTTTTCTACTCTGACGGCACCATGGATGTGAGCGGGGCCGTTGAGCTGTTTGTAAACAGAATGGCAAGGGAAATTGCACCCGTGCGGCTGACCGGCAATTATGGGGATCAGATCTTGCGGGGAGTCATCGGATTCAAACCCGGTATGTTGCAGGGGGATATTTTCAGCGCCGATTTCGCGCCCAGGGTGCGGTCGGGGATCCAGGCCTATGCGGAAATGGCGCGGAATCCTCCCGTGTCGTTTTTCGCGTTCAAGCAGCTGCCATGGTACCATTATGGGCGCCTTTCCGTGGAGCTCACGCAAGTCACCATGCGTTCGCCGTTCCTCGATAACGATCTCGTGGCTCTGGCCTACCAGGCCCCTGCGGAACATGCCGGAAACAACGCGGACTCGCTTCGATTGATCGCCGATGGGGACCCGGCCCTGAGCGGGATTGCAACCGATCGAGGTGTTGTGCTTCGGCCCGTGCCCATTGCGAATAAAGTGCGGCGCCTGTGCCGGGAGTTCATGATCAAGGCGGAATACGCCTATGATTACGGCATGCCCCAGTGGCTTGCGAGAGCCGACCGTTTTCTGGCTCCACTTCACCTGGAGAAAGTGTTTCTCGGAAGGCACAAATTCTACCATTTCCGGGTTTGGTACCGCGGCGAACTGGCCCAATATGTGAGAGACGTGCTCCTGGACCCGCGAACGCGCGCCAGGCCTTACCTGCGGGGAAGGCAGCTGGAGGAGGTCGTCGGGAATCACCTTGAAGGCCGGCGAAACTACACGCAGGAAATCCACTGGCTTCTCACGAGTGAATTGATCCAGAGACACCTAATCGAGAAGATCTGA
- a CDS encoding glycosyltransferase family 2 protein yields MNMTYVLITPARNEEKYIEGVIRSVSAQTVLPREWVIVSDGSTDRTDDIVQDYARTHEFIRFTRMPDHRDRSFAAKVACFNAGYALLNGLEYDILGNLDADITFEPDYFEYLLNRFAENPKLGVGGTPFVEKGQHYDYRFTNIEHVSGACQMFRRQCFESIGGYKPIAGGGIDWVAVTNARMTGWETRTFVEKTCVHHRKIGTGTVGPSMLSFKQGRKDYFLGNHPLWEIFRAFYQMTRKPHVIGGGFLLLGYSFAALQKIPVPISKELVDFIRGEQLQRLKKCFRLA; encoded by the coding sequence ATGAACATGACCTACGTATTGATCACCCCCGCACGGAACGAGGAGAAATACATCGAGGGGGTCATTCGATCGGTGTCGGCACAAACCGTTCTTCCGCGGGAATGGGTCATCGTGAGTGACGGGTCCACCGACCGAACGGACGACATCGTACAAGACTATGCGAGAACGCACGAGTTCATCCGGTTCACCCGCATGCCCGATCACCGCGACCGCAGCTTTGCCGCGAAAGTCGCTTGCTTCAACGCCGGATACGCGCTTCTCAACGGCCTCGAATACGATATTCTGGGGAACCTTGACGCCGATATCACCTTCGAGCCCGACTATTTCGAATATCTTTTGAACCGGTTTGCCGAAAACCCGAAACTGGGTGTGGGAGGGACTCCTTTCGTCGAAAAAGGTCAACACTACGACTACCGGTTCACGAATATCGAGCATGTCTCGGGGGCCTGCCAGATGTTCAGGCGGCAATGCTTCGAGAGCATCGGGGGGTACAAGCCGATCGCGGGCGGCGGCATAGACTGGGTGGCCGTCACGAACGCTCGAATGACGGGATGGGAGACACGCACCTTTGTCGAAAAGACCTGCGTGCATCATCGAAAAATCGGGACCGGCACGGTCGGTCCGTCCATGCTTTCCTTCAAACAGGGGCGCAAGGATTACTTCCTGGGCAATCATCCCTTGTGGGAGATCTTCAGGGCTTTCTACCAGATGACCAGGAAGCCTCATGTCATCGGGGGAGGCTTTCTCCTGCTCGGCTATTCGTTTGCGGCCCTCCAGAAGATACCTGTCCCGATCTCAAAAGAACTGGTCGATTTCATTCGCGGAGAACAACTGCAAAGATTGAAAAAATGCTTTCGGCTTGCATAG
- a CDS encoding glycosyltransferase family 4 protein, with amino-acid sequence MNVCMLAYSYYETDNRIRRYAESLRDRGDTVDVIALKRKGESDFDVVGGVNVYRIQERVLNEKKSITYLFRVMKFLVRSTLVLTRRHKELPYDAVHVHSPPDFEVFAALFIKCLGTRVILDIHDIVPEFYAAKFGATNDSLVFRCLVWVERLSILFSDHVIISNHLWYERLISRSVTPDKCTVLLNYPDNALFYSRGQKLNGAGEFKIIYPGTLNWHQGVDIAVKAFSRVADQIPNARFYIYGDGPQRPFLAKLISELGLGDKVFLKGLKSLDEIARIMADADLGVVPKRNDAFGGDAFSTKTFEFMALGVPIVLSRTRIDAYYFNDSVVKFFDPENTDDLASSFLELANNEKRRKGLIENASNFITEFRWDRKRTDYWAILERLVGKNVSHNAR; translated from the coding sequence ATGAACGTCTGCATGCTTGCATATTCATACTACGAGACCGACAACAGGATCAGAAGGTACGCGGAAAGCCTTCGCGACAGAGGGGACACCGTCGATGTCATTGCGTTGAAACGCAAAGGCGAGAGCGACTTCGACGTTGTCGGCGGTGTGAATGTCTACCGGATTCAGGAAAGGGTGTTGAACGAGAAAAAAAGCATCACATACCTTTTCAGGGTGATGAAGTTCCTGGTCAGATCCACCCTTGTTCTGACCCGAAGACACAAGGAGCTGCCCTACGATGCGGTCCACGTTCATTCACCGCCGGATTTCGAGGTTTTCGCGGCCCTCTTCATAAAATGCCTGGGCACCAGGGTCATCCTGGATATCCATGACATCGTGCCGGAGTTCTATGCCGCCAAGTTCGGAGCAACGAACGACTCGCTTGTCTTCAGGTGCCTCGTATGGGTGGAAAGGCTTTCCATCCTGTTCTCGGACCATGTCATCATCTCGAATCACTTGTGGTACGAGAGACTCATATCCAGGTCCGTCACACCGGACAAATGCACGGTTTTGCTCAACTACCCGGATAATGCTCTTTTTTACTCACGCGGCCAAAAGCTGAACGGCGCCGGAGAGTTCAAGATCATTTACCCGGGAACCCTGAACTGGCACCAGGGTGTGGATATTGCCGTGAAGGCCTTTTCCAGAGTTGCGGACCAAATCCCCAACGCAAGATTCTACATCTATGGAGACGGTCCTCAACGGCCTTTCCTGGCGAAGCTGATTTCCGAGTTGGGCCTCGGCGACAAGGTGTTCCTGAAGGGACTGAAGTCTCTGGATGAAATCGCCCGGATAATGGCCGATGCGGATCTCGGAGTGGTTCCCAAGAGGAACGACGCTTTCGGGGGAGATGCTTTCAGTACGAAGACCTTCGAGTTCATGGCTCTCGGGGTGCCCATCGTCCTGTCAAGGACCAGGATCGACGCGTATTACTTCAATGACTCCGTAGTGAAATTTTTTGACCCGGAAAATACCGATGATCTGGCTTCTTCGTTTCTCGAGCTCGCAAACAATGAAAAGAGAAGAAAGGGTTTGATCGAGAACGCCTCCAATTTCATCACCGAATTCCGTTGGGACAGGAAAAGGACGGATTACTGGGCGATTCTCGAGAGACTGGTTGGCAAGAATGTGAGTCATAATGCGCGTTGA